The Apostichopus japonicus isolate 1M-3 chromosome 12, ASM3797524v1, whole genome shotgun sequence sequence TTCAGGGTGATATGGGAAACTTTTTATCTTTGTTACCTCCTACATACTACATAGGGACCGAATCAGTGATGATTCGAAATTCCTACCTTGTGCAGAGTGCACTCGCTGCGCAACTCCATACTTGGTGAACCATTCTCTGACCAATACTTTGGCTTTTGTATCCTCGGTTTGGTTCCTGGTGGCTACTGCCTGGGTATATTTTGAGAAGTCTCTGAAGCCTCTGAACAAACGGGACCTGTCACTGGCATTACAATGGCAGATCTAGCTGGAATTCTGACCTTTCCACTTCCTGCTACTTTCACAACACCCTGGACTACTTTGACTCTTACAGGAGATGGGTGATTTGAAGGATCTTCCAAAAGTTGTGCTAACTGTTCTGGGTGCAATGGTTAAGAACATTCATTCCAGTTGACGTAGATCCTGGTTTGGCTAATCTAACTACCAGAATGCCCCCAACTTGAACATCTGACTTGAACATCTGACTTGAACATCTGACAGAAGGAAACCGGTATAAGAAATTTTCGTACTGCTGACAGCTCCAAGGTTTAACCAGTTAAACTGGTCCAATGGAAGGTGCCCAAAATACTCCTAAAAGGTCAGTATCCCTCCCCACTCGCCCATTCCAAAATGGTGGTTCCGCCTATGCTCAAGACAATGTGAATAAGAGCTATACTATCAAGTGGTATATTGTGTCAGTTCTGTGGTGTTTTCATGTAGGCTGGTCCCGAATGTACATATATTAGGTGATGTCTCTACTTGTGTCGCAGTGGGTGTCATGATCCAGCCATCTTTAACTAGATATCAAGTGCGTGGAACTCACTAAGTTTCCTTACCTCATTTTCTAGTCCTAAAGCGGCTTATCTATATTATATCAACTATACAAGCAAAGACCCATGGCTCGAGTCACACTTGTATATTCTAACAGTGCATAGTGGAAGGGTTTGTAGACATCCAACTATATAATAGGCAGACTCTTGCAGTAGAGAATGACGTACATCCCTCCGACTTTCGGTATTTCAATGTGACGTCAGTGATTCCCCATCTCTCAGACGTATACCGTACTATTACCAATAACCCTTGTATACTAACTTGCGTCTTCCATACAATTTTAGGAAAACTGATTGAGGGTTTGTCTAATTTATGGTTGACATGACATTCGAGTGTATAAAGTTCTAGGATTCATATCTCATTTAGAGGTCGACTTTGGCACTACCTCATCGAGCCAATTTGTACAATGTGTAAGAAGTtgttatacaacacctaattatattccggccatttgattggtcaattttttcgtcgattgcatgcaaaatccgctctattgcactatatgaaatagaaccatgtgttatacttttttgatagcacttttttcaatggtaagagagcagggaacctgtctgttcaaaacaatttgttgcatgagtgcattttacattcaattatatccaaatttgaaggtgttgtataaaacaaataatgaacattccatctttcaactcatgaaatatttgcactattgcactcataaccatttattatttgtatattattacACAAGGACGTTGATGAATTCCATctactttgaaagaaaaaaacccaaaagcAGAGCATgattcattttgaagtcatgtcGATAACTGAATAAGGTAACTACCAGTACAAAGTATCAACTTGTTTCTTGATAGAGTACTGTGAAGCCCATTTGAGGTTTACGTGTTGAATGCTGTTCAAACTACTTGACATTCAAATTAGAAGAAACCTGTCATTGTTCATCGGAATGTCAGCCCATTGACTATTAGAACTAATAGAATGAACAAACCAGAGGTTTGAAGGCAAACTTACGGAAAAGAAATTGTAGTAAATATTTATGTCATAATAAATGAGTTTTGTGATTTTGCatttgataataaaataaaatcgaGATCACTGTGAAGACAACATGGGACTCAAATTAATCTATCACGTGTTTACTAAAGTAAGATAAATGATACCATGCAGtgtgaaaattaataaaaattagTTAACATGAGTTCATACTACTTATACATACTTATACATACTACTTGATACTACTATTCATAACCATTTACGATCAGAACTAACTTCGATCGTCCGTTATACAGCGATTTGCCGCACGTCAGCCTATAATATGAGAAGCACATACAGCAGTTTACTGATGATTGTTACTGTAAACATATTGTACGCAGGGGCGTAGAAAGCCAAGTTCTGCTCCATGGGGGCAATTGTCATCGGTCCTCCTTTTTGAGGTCTTCAGTTTTccttatttataaatataatatgaacATTAAAATACAATTATAATACACTGTTCCCATACTTTCTATGTTCCCGTATCtaccgaacccccccccccccctcctccgccTCTCCTACCACCTCTCGCCAGGACTATATGTGATGAGAGAATAATGCGGAACCTAATGAAACGAAATGAGATATGAGACTTTCTGTGTATGTACCAAGACAATGTAAACAAGGAACATTTAACAAAACAGAGTGACAATGAAATAATTGTTATTGTAGAATCATATGAAGAATTCTGCTGTTCATAAGGAATATCAACCCTTTTGTATTTTGATATTCATAACAATGGAAACAAACGAGGACGACATACTTTTATTCACTGATATTGATTTTCACTGACGACATGGATCGTGTCAGGTTGATACTTCCGGTTTCATCTGTATCAGGGCTGGCAGAGTTCTGTTCGGGCTTGTTGCCTTGGAAACAACCACAGTCTTCCCGTATTTGCTTGTAGGCTATTCTAAATTGATGGTTACGCCATCCATAAATGATAGGATTCATGAAAGAGCTGATATAAGTTAACATCTCACAAAAAGTTTGAACAGCCAAGAGTGATTTCAGATCTTTCGCAAGATAAATTTCGAAAATATTCTTAAAACTGTGTGGTAACCAAAAGATTGTGAAAGAACCAAGAACAAAAGCGCTGGTAATTGTTGTGCGCGTGCGCATTTTCCACTGAACAGACTTGGCCCTCTGAGACCTGCTGTTCGATACAGCATCCTTTCTGAGGTAAGCGATGTAGAAGATTCTCACATACGCAATAATCAGTAATAGTAGCCACAAAGGTATTACGAATGCTGCAACGAGCGCGTGAATTGTTAGTATCGGGGCATCGTACTGTTCCAGTTCACACACCCATTGGTTTGGATCGCTACCGAAACTCCAAACTGGTAACGTACCGAAACAAAAACCGAATGCGACACAAAAGATGATGATTTTAGTCGTCTTCTGTCGTGTCATGATGACGTGATATCGCAACGGACGAGATATTGCGATATATCGATCGACGGTTATCGCTAACAACATGCACATAGAAGTGGCACACAAAACAAACGCTGGTAGAAAGAGATAAGAACGCGAATTAGCGTGGCACGTAGTCTCACTAATAATCAATCTATTTGATATCGCCAATGGCATGGCGACCAATCCGGTAAGAAAGTCGACTATCGCTAAGGCAAAAATATAATAGTTGTTGACTTTGCGTACTTTCTTGAAGCGAATAAATGTCGTCAGCACCAAAGCATTGCCCGACACACACAACAATATTACGGGAATGTACACAGCGACGTATATAATGCTTCCAGTAATAGGCAATCTCAGTGATACAGACTGACCCTCCATATGCGAAGTATTATTTGAGAAATTCATCATGTTTCCGAACTTCTTAATAATTTGGATAACAAATTGCAACCAAGGAGTTTATGTTCAAAAAGAATGCGAGTTCTAaatgtaatttagttttatctTCGACAAACATATAAGCAAGTACCGTAAGCTACCCGCACTTTTTCTCCAAAATTTGTATGACCAAAATAAGCCCTACTCGCAACGAGGGTGAATGTGCTTCACTTCTTATTATTGGTAATCTGCAACTGACGTATAAACCACTTTAATTTCACAATATAGCAAGTTATCGTAAAATTTTGTAGGAAAGTCACTTCCCACTGCTATATTTCAAAGTATTGGGTTTTCTTCAACTGAAAGGTTATATAGACATTAGTCTAAATCAACCAATCAGTTATCTCTGCAACACAGACGATATTCATAACCGTCTGTGTTGCATCTTTTACCAGATGTCCTTTTCTTTTAGTATCTTatgaacaaaatgaatattttatgcAGAATAACAGGCACCAGTGGTTTTATACAAGTTATAACTAGATATTAAACATAACATTATGATCATGATGCTTTCGTGCATCTGAGATATATCACTTagcaattaaatatatttgataattataataaactAAGTTACATGAGCTATCGTATTAAAATTGGAAAGGGATTGTTATTTCTTGTGTCACGAAttgaccccccaaaaaagtgcAACTCAACTCGATTGAACGCACCAAGCTTAACtacgtgaatatatatatatatatatatatatatatatatatatatatatatatatatatatatatatatatatatctatatatattcacGTGGTTAGCTGTGTGTGTTTAATCGAATTTAATCGAATTTAATTGCACTTTTGGGGGGTCAATTCGTGACACAAGTAATAACAATCCCTTTTCAATTTTAATACAATAGCTCATGTAATTTagtttattataattatcaaatatatttaattgctAAGTGATATATCTCAGGTGCACGGAAAGCATCATGATCATAATGTTATGTTTAATATCTAgtgaataaattaatatttaattgatttcgTGCGCTTACATCACTGCCTGTTATATGCGTATGTGAGTATGTATCAAACAGAATTAACGAAATTACAAAGATTTTTGTTTCACCACTCTGGTTGGATGGCACCATGTATATTAGTTAAATAATAGGTCAAAATCAAGACGGCAGTGGGTAAGAATTAAATAGATCCCTCTTACACTgtaaagagaagaaaacaagtaacattgaaaatattagaaaaatgaCTATACATCAAACATACACCGTAGAAGCATAGTATTAACGTCACCTAAAACAAACTGAAGGCCAAAAAGGTGTACATGCAATGACATCTTTACAATATCTTAACAGCACAACGAGCAGCGGTGTTAGTCCAACGCATAACAATACATAGAGTACTAGCAGCTGCGAATATTACTTCCCTGACACGTGTGcccataacaacaggtcaataaCTGCTTTCTGGTATGCCATCCTTACAGTTTCAGTGTGACTGGTAAAATATTCATGTAAACCATCCTCATCAGTGCGACTGTCATTATCGGAGTTAACATTGAGCAGGAAGTCCGCTGGAAGTTTCAGTTCTCTAACAGACATAATTTAGAAAGGCGATAATCCAGTCGACGGGTGTTCAGCAGCACTGTATGCATACAACACTTTCTGGCAGATGTTCGGACCATCTCCGTTTGTGGTTTGCAAGTAGAGTCCTCAACAGGTCGAGTCCTCAACAGGTCATGGAGAGTACGATCAAACCTCTACACCTGGCCATTGCCTTCAGGGTGATATTGGGAACCGTTTTATCTTTGTGACCTCCTACATACCACACAGGGACCGAATCAGTGATAATTCGAAATTCCTACCTTGTGCAGAGTGCAGTCGCTGCAGAACTCCATACTTGGTGAACCATTCTCTGACCATACTTTGGCTGTTGTACCCGCGGTTTGGTTCCTGGTGGCTACTGCCTGTGTATATTTGGAGAAGTCTCTGAAACCGCTGAACAAATGGGACCTGTCACTGGCAATACAATGGCAGATCTAGCTGGAATTCTGACCTTTCCCCTTCCTGCTACTTTCACAACACCCTGGACTACTTTGGCTCTTACAGGAGACTGGTGAGTTGAAGGGAGTTCCAAAAGTTGTGCTAGCTGTTCTAAGCTGCAATGCTTAAGAACATTCATTCCAACTGACGTAGATCCTGGTTTGGCTAATCTAACTACCAGAATGCCCCCAACTTGAACATCTGACTTGAACATCTGACTTGAACATCTGACTTGAACATCTGATTTGAACATCTGATAGAAAGAAACCGGTATAAGGAATGACTATATTTTTGACAGCTCCTAGGTTCAACCAGTTAAACTGCTCCAATGGAAGGTGCCCAAGATACTTCTAAAAGGTCTGCTCAGGTATTATACTGACCTGAGAACCTGTATCTTTTACAGCCTCTATCTATACGTCTGCCAATTTAACCGCCACAATCGGCCTGTTTCCCACCAATGCTGTCTCTTAAATTGAGCCTAACTCTAACCTGTTTTCACCCAGTATATGGGTCCTGTCGCTGGGTGGTTCTAGTTTGACGCACTAGAGCTTACCACTACAGTACTGGGACATTCACTGGCGTAGTGACCCATCTCCTGGCACCTCCTGCACTTTATTTCTGACTTGCCACGTTTCGGTCTTTTGGTGAATGTTCCCTTCCTGGCAGCTTGGTTCTCCAATCTCTCAAACCGTGTGTTGAAATCAAGCTTTAACGGGTTCAGCTTGTTTTGACAAATTCCATGCAAGATCATGCAAGGTAACGGCGGGCACAAAATTCATTTACATAATTCGTATCGGCCGACAAAATCAGTTGCAATCAGTCTAGATTGTAGGTACatctcttttatttttatttttttttatattttcttcagAAATGATCCTCTAAATATGAGATATTCATCAATGAAAATTGATTGGACATGTTTTCTCCAGCACACATGTAGTCGGTTCCACAGATGTTTTACAAAACTCAATACCAAAGACATAAAACTGTAATGATCTCAAATAAGAATAATTTTGGTTTAATTgttcaagaaaaaaatggtttaaGATGTCATTcaatgttgttttggtttgtaTAACGTGACAAGACCATACTTTGGTAGAGTTATTGTAATCTCATTAAAACAGTggattaatatgaatatttggtttcgatgataatcgtaacctttttCGTCATGCAGACGGATGGGTGGCTGCGTgcaggtgtgtgtgtgtaagttgACAACTACCCTCAACCGCGGtcgaaaattttatgacacACCCGACAATCGTGGACGCCTCGGGAAACGTTGACCGTTCCGATTACTAAAACCACGGGAACAGTATATTTTGGACCTAATAGTGGCGCATTAAATTATTCCGTACTTGAATTGTTGGTCCGCGATTGAACCGTACAATGTATATTGCAGTGTATCCAGTGTGCATGCTATGTCTGCCAGTAGTACAATGTGTATCCACAGCGCCCTGAAACACCAAGTGCAAAACCACCAAAGAGAAGAAATTACATCAAAGAAGGGAGATGTTGCCCGAATTTGGCCTAACCAATATAACTTCAGACATGTTTTAAAGCAAGTGAAGAGGAAGATGTTGCACGTTTCATGAAAGCAGAGATGATAACCAGACAGTCGGCTGAACTGCTAAATATAGTTGGAAAGCAATCTAGAGCTGTTCCAGTGTTAATGACAAACGAGTTGGCAGAAGCATCGGATCTACTGTACCATAGTAAAGAAGCTGGTCTTTTGGGGACAGATCCGTACATTGTTGCAACATTGCACAGTGAAGGTCATATCAGAGGACCTGGTGATATTGGAACACATGCCAGGAATTATGGGGTCATCCATCCTGGGTATGTTACACCGACAAGCCTAATTCGCAAGCACATTGCGACAGTTTGCCAAATAATGAACTTAAAGGACAATGGACTTGACATCATTGCTCGTTTCATGGAACACGACACCAGGACGCACAGAGAACACTACAGATTACTTGATCAGACGTTGCAAGTGGCAAAAGTGTCCAAAGTCTTTTTCAACATAGAGAATGGCAACCTCCAATATTTAGTTGGAAAGAGCCTGGATGAAATCCAAATACAGCCTGATGAAGGTAATAATACTTTCTTTCTACTTACTAAAGTAAGGTAAGGGGGAGAGGTAGGATTTGTCCAGTATGGGAGAAGAATCCACCATTACACCCTTCATTACATTATTCATCATTACATTACAGAGGCTAATTGATCTGAACACA is a genomic window containing:
- the LOC139977454 gene encoding adenosine receptor A2a-like yields the protein MMNFSNNTSHMEGQSVSLRLPITGSIIYVAVYIPVILLCVSGNALVLTTFIRFKKVRKVNNYYIFALAIVDFLTGLVAMPLAISNRLIISETTCHANSRSYLFLPAFVLCATSMCMLLAITVDRYIAISRPLRYHVIMTRQKTTKIIIFCVAFGFCFGTLPVWSFGSDPNQWVCELEQYDAPILTIHALVAAFVIPLWLLLLIIAYVRIFYIAYLRKDAVSNSRSQRAKSVQWKMRTRTTITSAFVLGSFTIFWLPHSFKNIFEIYLAKDLKSLLAVQTFCEMLTYISSFMNPIIYGWRNHQFRIAYKQIREDCGCFQGNKPEQNSASPDTDETGSINLTRSMSSVKINISE